A genomic region of Anopheles coustani chromosome 3, idAnoCousDA_361_x.2, whole genome shotgun sequence contains the following coding sequences:
- the LOC131269800 gene encoding uncharacterized protein LOC131269800, translated as MGATKRSCFGRSNSVQAASHVSNSQDNQQSTRVSTTTSSQQVSSSSYRVRRLRSASQSTSSTSLNSINNNNNPCISSSASQSASGACSTASSSGAGGSSGGGSNSSTSNVLNNNNTITYNHNNCSTLRHQRHHQHLLHTTRSSTSGTNQTAANTGALISRVFDHSSSSSSSTTTTPNTNANANAGSGSVVPATASSTPSVGGLANNTTSGGGGGGAATGGSFHRRASPGDKKSHQQKNDDKMDERRQAQQQKTPSKQHQQQPRDTTPTSRKNRKDSDGAASEAASPKKRIFSHQRHTIMSKAANNTAAAATPTTAVVDATEQVEESIVIEDEGKREVDEGTVEDDNSSCGVVPPLDSAVKEVEEAGEKPHDSPADAVAMEEEKEVRRSKALTNDSGIEGEGHQLSNHHLEDNSRTTDEEKDSCVGSKEKVEHVEDEEGAVQLRSSEAAQQRREEGASCESDGSQTRTILRFVRKSLENTAMSVMYSENGVCTETIETEYPRNLDDNIEILSREAENLALQFKPADEKLVFGPIFDLEKFEEQRKQQKKEDDEDEAIGISPCGRFLKYDKEVGRGSFKTVYRGLDTQTGVAVAWCELLEKKVNRVERARFREEAEMLKKLQHPNIVRFYNYWEAAPMAGNKKKNIVLVTELMLSGTLKSYLRRFKKINPKVLKSWCRQILKGLHFLHSRTPPIIHRDLKCDNIFITGTTGSVKIGDLGLATLKNRSFAKSVIGTPEFMAPEMYEEHYDEAVDVYAFGMCMLEMATSEYPYNECNTPAQIYKKVTSGVKPQSLEKVENPEVREIIERCIHDKKEGRPTCKELLNFEFFCEDIGIRLEPISKEAFLASPDNVRMEFRLRIMDPKKRVNKHKENEAIQFDFDIRVDDADEIASEMYKSGILMEDDSKTVAKNLKVQIQTLLKEREERARQQQVEQEKEVLQKQALLAQQMYQQQQMQQQMENDLQVTELQVPQLLNQQNTVLPAQQQPQQPQQQVPQNYYQPASLPAAQAQQIIYQQQISAPVGNEQLKQQQQQQQSYQQQPPPMGGGQYIVNQSISMQQQHPLQQQQTQPQPQFLNQMTPSQQTQAVVNPQQQPYVQQQIYIDPQQHQQQQQYLQQLQQQLQQQLSNPQQGQSQGSTTMQFMNQIGSQQLAQQIFQLKQQNFAMFQQQQQQQQQAELQEQISTLEQQLQGILPIHNQPGQIIQQQQQPMQTTVYVQQTPPQQQQAPLMHGQPIQTTGQPVYLPQQLTDPSVQLHQSMPTQLGTPQQQQQPQQQSSSAIIMHHPQPQQAQVLPQQQLFVQQQQQQQQQQQQQPPIMQQQPMQTTQTTQTMPMQQILQQSPAPLQVPAQQQPLLPPQQQPIVEAPPPVALANENVQLQQQQQQQQQTIVPQEQQQQTVLLSNVPSINSNGGAMASAVAIGTAATTTTTTTAGGGTPGTPGPLDQPATAGTPVMPASQAALPKRLTNEIKKRRNQRSTERNPKLHVLGYENNIIECEMENRAKKIKFKFDPTNVNTVEVARDLVSDDLLSESQTTVFIEMVRDIQRQLKENPNQLPVASQCYRRSSEKVRHASLTRQRSTFKTHQRHRSRDETSTTASNFTHIFDPTIIERQALGTGISSTTTSSSSSSPLSQQQPASAITTSQTNGELEKTPSLDGGDTVAPTGSQVPPSQQPDVEYNNDANIQLQAAATITSVVTYTMDDGANDNNSSCDENSRKASTVSTDYTSHENTPENTITSGSNLSILHQRLSFGEPGDQQQQQADANGPGGNGGTTDVEFAEQNSTKIEKMDRPETISSSVPSETTTAEAINSASTQEDGGGPTFDNQQQLPVAESSSQSIHSSPALNGATVEAIRAAGGPPSKTEEGPASAMDGANIESPLSEQCRTPVATTPQLKQRKLSRFSVTPVVLSVAVGGAAAEQNECLPSTVDASPKPSTFGTGDTNIVTDSAASGGDMPPAPYAGTVQQPQQQPAPENYSTFQPGQGMEANTQTQLHDALQQQQQQVYLQQQSLDLELQQQQQQQQQQQMLQQQMQQQQQQLQQQQQQQQQQQQQQQQLAIQHALLQQQQLQYQQQQQQQQPTSISTAGGMIIPMEAEPSYDLQQQYYQQQQQQQQQQQQQFQQYQHIQQQAIIQQQLQNQQQQQHQQLMQQQQQQQQQQQQQQQVQMAQQNIPASGLMSTQTSIDQGARDSIPNSSSRMPETLEQLKIGLENITHVHVNTNKSGGNAGGGSTGLSSQASTNALSAMVSPHPAPYAMQPGTNTSDQQQPQQVIIYQTQEYILSDPNYQTAEGDQFASRTQEYIVEGTSYAAVVAGEFQPQHPNVAHAAPDQSNVELQQKPIVSRRTSAEINSTPAIPVTDAPVGEVTDAGTPNAATVQREQERQLSNQSSIDRIDSLVGLQLKLAQLTVGSETPKSAVVTTDNAQSLHPQQQSAVTSPSVEQVEPKFANEAKPLIRKVSRFQVQTVQESPRGAVTADTKPHRKLAMTINPQEYDSPNCTAFSSPTDEKSCQTLPSVQQQQQQHGALVCEVPTTNDLEAKLNQVLPKTPNMESAAPNFNLTPSQQMMQHQQPQQNAYVAPLQQQTQVPMASQTHMMQQQQPQQGHQGLQIQQTPTHMQTPVAMQANAGNTVHMSMVDGSGYAPVQQQQQQQQPTQVLPAQPAPPQPQQLPPEPSFTNADIGQNLVAIQNHLCGLQLLPSARQQLQLLLQRQHIEHEELKLRHFLELEKFLKQQKEDMKPTQVAQPAPSGPPPTQAAAAVGTPPQQMISAQHATPGQPTVAQPVPPTPSVPIGVQPVQQQQQQQVLMATDLTSPTMVVNRIGFEMPGMTAGSSSYSSASYTSTIGSTGSGTENDQEVAALTAAAVNVEAVVAMQQLQLQQQQQQQQQQQQQQQQQQQQQQQQQQQQQQQQQQQLQQQQQLQQQQLQQQLQQQQQLQQQQQHQQQ; from the exons ATGGGAGCAACAAAAAGATCATGTTTTGGCAGAAG CAATTCGGTCCAGGCAGCGTCACATGTAAGCAACAGTCAAGACAACCAGCAGAGTACGAGAGTTTCCACCACGACGAGTAGCCAGcaggtcagcagcagcagctaccGTGTACGGAGATTGCGTTCCGCTAGTCAATCGACATCGTCTACAAGCCtgaacagcatcaacaacaacaacaacccctGCATTAGCAGCAGCGCGAGTCAAAGTGCAAGTGGTGCCTGCAGTACCGCCAGCTCGAGTGGTGCAGGAGGTAGTAGTGGAGGTGGTAgtaacagcagcaccagcaacgtGCTCAACAACAATAATACGATCACGTACAACCACAACAACTGCAGCACACTAAGACACCAGCGGCATCATCAACATCTTCTTCACACGACACGATCGAGTACTTCCGGTACGAACCAAACGGCAGCCAACACGGGGGCTCTAATCTCAAGAGTGTTTGACcacagcagcagtagtagcagcagcaccaccaccacaccaaACACCAACGCCAACGCCAACGCCGGCAGTGGTAGCGTCGTGCCCGCCACGGCTTCATCAACTCCTTCGGTAGGCGGATTGGCAAACAACACCACcagtggtggaggaggaggaggagcggCAACAGGTGGAAGTTTTCACCGTCGCGCATCTCCCGGGGATAAAAAATCGCATCAGCAGAAAAACGATGACAAGATGGACGAAAGACGGCAAGCACAACAACAGAAGACGCCCAGcaagcaacaccagcagcagccgcgTGACACAACGCCGACTAGTCGGAAGAACAGGAAGGATTCAGATGGAGCAGCCAGTGAAGCAGCGTCACCAAAGAAAAGAATCTTCTCGCACCAACGACATACGATAATGTCGAAGGCGGCAAACAACACCGCTGCCGCCGCGACGCCGACCACCGCGGTGGTGGATGCTACTGAGCAGGTGGAAGAATCCATCGTCATCGAGGATGAAGGCAAACGGGAAGTGGACGAGGGCACGGTCGAGGATGACAATTCCTCCTGCGGCGTCGTGCCACCGTTGGATTCAGcggtgaaggaagtggaagaaGCCGGGGAGAAGCCGCACGACTCGCCGGCGGACGCTGTCGCCATGGAGGAAGAGAAGGAAGTTCGCCGCTCGAAGGCACTTACCAATGACTCCGGTATCGAGGGGGAAGGTCATCAGCTGTCCAACCACCATCTCGAGGACAACTCGAGGACGACGGATGAGGAGAAAGATTCGTGCGTTGGAAGCAAGGAGAAGGTAGAGCACGTAGAGGATGAGGAGGGTGCTGTACAGTTGCGGTCGTCAGAGGCGGCACAGCAACGCCGGGAGGAGGGAGCATCGTGCGAATCGGATGGATCGCAAACCCGCACCATCCTACGATTCGTGCGGAAGAGCCTGGAGAATACTGCCATGTCGGTGATGTACTCCGAGAACGGTGTGTGCACCGAGACGATCGAAACGGAGTACCCACGCAACCTGGACGATAACATCGAGATACTGAGCCGGGAGGCGGAAAATCTCGCGCTGCAGTTTAAACCCGCGGACGAGAAGCTCGTCTTTGGGCCAATCTTTGATCTTGAAAAGTTTGAGGAGCAGCGcaagcagcaaaagaaagaggacgacgaggacgaggccATCGGAATTTCACCGTGCGGGCGGTTTTTGAAGTACGACAAGGAGGTTGGCCGGGGGTCTTTCAAGACCGTGTACCGGGGTTTGGATACACAGACCGGCGTTGCAGTCGCTTGGTGCGAGCTGCTG GAGAAAAAAGTGAACCGTGTCGAAAGGGCACGTTTTCGGGAGGAGGCCGAAATGCTGAAGAAActgcagcatccgaacattgTGCGCTTTTACAACTACTGGGAGGCGGCACCGATGGCCggaaacaagaagaaaaacatagttcTGGTGACCGAACTTATGCTATCCGGCACGTTGAAATC CTACTTGCGACGGTTTAAGAAAATCAACCCGAAAGTACTGAAATCCTGGTGTCGGCAAATATTGAAGGGTTTGCATTTCCTACATTCACGCACGCCGCCAATCATCCATCGTGATTTGAAAtgtgataatatttttataaccGGAACGACAGGGAGTGTTAAAATAGGTGATCTAGGATTAGCCACGCTGAAGAATCGCAGCTTCGCCAAGTCGGTGATCGGCACACCGGAGTTTATGGCACCGGAGATGTACGAGGAGCACTACGACGAGGCGGTCGATGTGTACGCGTTCGGCATGTGCATGCTGGAGATGGCCACGTCGGAGTATCCGTACAACGAGTGCAACACACCGGCCCAGATCTACAAGAAGGTGACGTCGGGCGTGAAGCCGCAGAGCCTCGAGAAGGTGGAAAATCCGGAGGTGCGCGAAATCATCGAGCGGTGCATCCACGACAAGAAGGAGGGCCGGCCGACGTGCAAGGAGCTGCTGAATTTTGAGTTTTTCTGCGAGGACATCGGCATCCGATTGGAGCCGATATCGAAGGAGGCCTTCCTGGCGAGCCCGGACAACGTGCGGATGGAGTTTCGGTTGCGCATCATGGACCCGAAGAAGCGCGTCAACAAGCACAAGGAGAACGAAGCGATACAGTTCGATTTCGACATCCGCGTGGACGATGCGGACGAGATTGCGAGCGAAATGTACAAGTCGGGCATACTGATGGAGGACGACTCGAAGACGGTGGCGAAAAATCTCAAGGTACAGATACAAACGCTGCTCAAGGAGCGGGAAGAACGTGCCCGTCAGCAGCAGGTCGAGCAGGAGAAGGAAGTGCTGCAAAAGCAAGCCCTCCTAGCGCAGCAAATGTaccagcaacagcaaatgCAGCAGCAGATGGAGAATGATCTGCAGGTTACGGAGCTGCAGGTACCACAGTTGCTAAACCAGCAGAATACGGTTCTACcagcacaacaacaaccacaacaaccgCAGCAACAAGTTCCACAAAATTACTACCAACCCGCGTCGCTTCCGGCAGCGCAGGCAcaacaaataatttatcaGCAACAGATTTCGGCACCGGTCGGTAATGAACAGctaaagcagcagcaacaacagcaacagagcTATCAGCAACAGCCTCCACCTATGGGAGGTGGTCAGTACATCGTAAACCAATCGATTTCgatgcaacagcagcatcccttacagcaacaacaaacgcaACCACAGCCACAGTTCCTTAATCAAATGACTCCATCTCAGCAAACACAAGCGGTTGTCAacccgcagcagcagccgtaCGTGCAACAGCAGATATATATTGACCCGcaacagcaccaacagcaacaacagtatTTGCAACAGCTTCAGCAAcaactgcagcagcagctaaGCAACCCCCAGCAAGGCCAATCGCAAGGCTCCACTACGATGCAGTTTATGAACCAAATCGGCTCGCAGCAGCTGGCGCAGCAAATCTTTCAACTGAAGCAGCAAAACTTTGCCATgtttcaacagcagcagcagcagcagcagcaagcggaGCTTCAAGAACAGATTTCCACCCTGGAGCAACAGCTGCAGGGAATCCTCCCCATTCATAACCAACCGGGGCAGATTatccaacaacagcagcaaccgaTGCAAACAACGGTATACGTACAACAGACAccgccacaacaacaacaagcgcCTCTCATGCACGGTCAGCCGATTCAAACGACCGGGCAGCCAGTTTACTTACCACAGCAACTTACGGATCCTTCGGTACAGCTACATCAATCCATGCCAACACAGTTGGGAACaccacagcaacagcagcaaccgcaACAGCAAAGCTCTTCGGCAATCATTATGCATCATCCTCAGCCGCAACAAGCACAGGTTTTACCCCAACAGCAGCTTTtcgttcagcagcagcagcagcagcagcagcagcaacaacaacagcctcCAAttatgcagcagcagccgatGCAAACCACTCAAACAACACAGACGATGCCAATGCAACAGATTCTACAACAATCCCCAGCCCCATTGCAGGTACCAGCGCAACAGCAGCCACTACTACCCCCTCAACAACAGCCGATCGTGGAAGCGCCTCCTCCCGTAGCGCTGGCTAACGAGAATGTTCAactgcaacaacagcaacagcagcagcaacagacgATTGTCCCgcaagagcagcagcagcaaacggtGTTGTTGAGCAATGTTCCATCGATTAACTCGAACGGTGGAGCTATGGCTTCGGCGGTTGCGATAGGAACCGccgccacaacaacaacaacaacaacagcgggTGGTGGTACGCCAGGCACTCCCGGTCCACTCGATCAACCAGCCACGGCCGGCACGCCGGTCATGCCTGCCTCACAAGCAGCGCTTCCGAAGCGGCTGacgaatgaaattaaaaaacgaCGCAACCAGCGTTCGACCGAGCGAAACCCGAAGCTGCACGTGCTCGGCTACGAAAACAACATCATCGAGTGCGAGATGGAAAACCGTGCGAAAAAGATCAAGTTCAAGTTCGATCCGACCAACGTCAACACGGTGGAGGTTGCTCGTGATCTA GTCAGCGACGACCTACTGAGCGAGTCACAGACGACAGTTTTCATCGAAATGGTACGCGACATCCAGCGGCAGCTGAAGGAAAATCCCAACCAACTGCCGGTCGCCTCCCAGTGCTACCGACGTTCGTCGGAGAAG gtGCGCCATGCGTCTCTAACACGTCAGCGTTCGACCTTTAAAACACACCAGAGACACAGATCT CGTGACGAAACATCAACGACCGCGTCCAACTTTACGCACATCTTCGATCCAACGATCATCGAACGGCAAGCGCTGGGAACGGGCATTTCCAGCACGACGACCTCATCGTCCTCATCGTCTCCCTTGTCACAGCAGCAGCCCGCTTCAGCGATCACTACATCGCAGACAAACGGTGAACTGGAGAAGACACCATCGCTGGATGGCGGTGACACGGTTGCACCGACAGGTTCACAGGTTCCTCCATCGCAGCAGCCGGACGTGGAGTATAATAATGACGCTAACATC CAACTGCAGGCGGCAGCTACCATTACGAGCGTGGTGACGTATACGATGGACGACGGAGCCAACGATAACAACAGCAGTTGCGATGAAAACTCGCGAAAAGCCAGCACCGTCAGTACGGATTACACGTCGCACGAAAACACTCCAGAAAATACGATCACATCGGGCAGCAATTTGAGTATCCTACATCAACGGCTCAGTTTCGGTGAGCCCGGtgaccagcagcaacagcaggcaGACGCGAACGGTCCGGGTGGAAACGGTGGTACAACCGACGTAGAGTTTGCCGAGCAGAACTCGACCAAGATCGAGAAGATGGATCGTCCAGAGACTATATCTAGTTCAGTGCCATCAGAAACCACAACAGCAGAAGCTATCAATTCCGCCAGCACCCAAGAAGATGGCGGCGGACCAACGTTTGATAACCAACAACAGCTACCGGTGGCCGAATCTTCTAGTCAAAGCATACATTCGTCACCGGCGCTAAATGGCGCGACAGTTGAGGCTATCCGGGCGGCAGGTGGACCACCGTCTAAGACTGAAGAAGGGCCAGCCTCAGCAATGGATGGAGCAAACATTGAGTCTCCCTTGTCGGAACAATGTAGGACGCCGGTCGCAACTACGCCGCAGCTGAAACAGCGTAAACTGTCACGGTTTTCCGTGACACCAGTGGTCCTTTCGGTGGCCGTTGGAGGAGCCGCGGCAGAGCAGAATGAATGTCTCCCTTCGACGGTGGATGCGTCTCCTAAACCTTCTACTTTCGGTACGGGAGACACAAACATCGTGACCGATAGCGCGGCTTCTGGAGGAGACATGCCACCAGCACCCTATGCTGGAACTGTCCAGCagccacaacaacaacccgCTCCGGAGAACTATAGCACCTTTCAGCCCGGGCAAGGTATGGAAGCAAACACTCAAACTCAGTTGCATGATGCAttacaacaacagcaacagcaggtgtATCTGCAGCAACAATCTTTAGATCTTGAattacaacagcaacaacagcagcagcagcagcaacagatgCTACAACAGCaaatgcaacaacaacaacaacaacttcagcaacagcaacaacaacaacaacaacaacaacaacaacaacaac AGTTGGCTATCCAGCACGCCCTCcttcagcaacagcagttgcaatatcagcaacagcagcagcaacagcaaccgaCTAGTATTTCCACCGCGGGTGGCATGATAATACCTATGGAAGCCGAGCCTTCATACGACTTACAGCAACAATactatcagcagcagcagcagcagcagcaacaacagcaacagcaatttCAGCAATATCAACATATACAGCAGCAGGCGATCATTCAACAGCAATTGCaaaaccagcaacagcagcagcatcaacagctgatgcaacaacaacaacaacaacagcagcaacaacagcaacaacagcaagttCAGATGGCGCAACAGAATATCCCTGCCAGTGGATTGATGTCAACGCAGACATCCATCGATCAGGGAGCGCGAGATTCGAtacccaacagcagcagtcgcATGCCGGAAACTCTGGAGCAGTTAAAAATCGGTCTCGAAAATATAACACACGTGCATgtgaacacaaacaaatcggGCGGGAATGCTGGTGGTGGATCAACCGGTCTTTCCTCGCAGGCCAGCACTAACGCATTGTCGGCGATGGTTTCTCCTCATCCTGCGCCGTACGCCATGCAACCCGGAACCAATACGTCCGACCAGCAACAACCGCAGCAGGTGATCATTTATCAGACGCAAGAGTATATCTTATCGGACCCGAACTACCAGACGGCTGAAGGGGATCAGTTTGCTTCTCGCACGCAAGAGTACATCGTGGAGGGTACGAGCTATGCGGCGGTGGTGGCCGGAGAGTTTCAACCACAGCACCCGAACGTGGCCCATGCAGCACCTGATCAGTCCAACGTCGAGCTACAGCAAAAACCGATTGTTTCGAGACGTACCTCGGCCGAAATAAATAGCACACCGGCAATACCAGTAACGGACGCTCCGGTCGGTGAGGTGACGGATGCTGGCACACCAAACGCTGCCACGGTGCAGCGAGAACAGGAGAGGCAACTGTCTAACCAGAGCAGTATAGATCGCATCGATAG CCTTGTTGGTTTGCAACTGAAGCTAGCACAACTGACAGTTGGCTCTGAAACACCGAAGTCGGCTGTTGTCACAACGGACAACGCGCAATCCTTGCATCCCCAG CAACAGTCCGCCGTAACTAGCCCCTCGGTAGAGCAGGTGGAGCCAAAGTTTGCGAACGAAGCGAAACCGCTCATTCGCAAAGTGTCCCGCTTTCAGGTGCAAACCGTACAAGAATCTCCTCGCGGGGCGGTAACCGCAGACACGAAACCGCACCGTAAACTGGCAATGACAATAAATCCGCAGGAATACGACAGTCCGAACTGTACCGCTTTTTCATCACCGACGGATGAAAAGTCTTGTCAAACATTACCAtccgtgcagcagcagcaacaacagca CGGAGCGCTGGTCTGTGAGGTTCCTACCACTAACGATCTGGAGGCTAAGCTAAACCAAGTTCTCCCAAAGACACCGAACATGGAATCGGCGGCACCAAATTTCAATCTGACACCATCGCAACAAATGATGCAGCATCAACAACCGCAACAAAATGCGTACGTCGCCCCGCTGCAGCAACAAACACAAGTTCCAATGGCCAGTCAAACACATATgatgcaacaacagcagccacAGCAGGGACATCAGGGGCTTCAAATTCAACAGACGCCGACGCATATGCAAACGCCGGTTGCAATGCAAGCTAACGCGGGCA ATACAGTTCATATGTCGATGGTCGACGGTTCTGGCTATGCTCcagttcagcagcagcagcaacaacaacaaccaactcAAGTATTGCCAGCGCAACCAGCACCTCCGCAGCCTCAGCAGCTTCCACCAGAGCCCTCGTTTACCAACGCTGATATAGGTCAAAATCTGGTTGCCATTCAGAACCACCTATGCGGGCTGCAGCTGCTACCCAGTGCCCGGCAACAGCTTCAACTGTTGCTCCAAAGGCAGCACATCGAGCACGAGGAGCTGAAGTTGCGTCACTTCCTCGAACTGGAAAAGTTCCTCAAGCAGCAGAAGGAAGACATGAAACCAACGCAGGTAGCGCAACCGGCCCCCTCTGGACCACCCCCAACCCAAGCAGCAGCTGCCGTTGGCACACCCCCTCAGCAAATGATCTCAGCTCAGCATGCCACGCCGGGTCAGCCGACCGTCGCACAACCGGTTCCACCTACTCCATCGGTTCCCATCGGAGTACAACcagtccagcagcagcagcagcaacaagttCTGATGGCGACCGATCTTACCTCTCCCACAATGGTCGTCAATCGTATCGGTTTTGAAATGCCGGGCATGACCGCGGGATCATCGTCGTACAGCAGTGCCAGCTATACGAGCACCATCGGCAGTACTGGCAGTGGAACTGAGAACGACCAAGAAGTGGCTGCACTGACGGCCGCTGCTGTCAATGTGGAGGCGGTAGTTGCCATGCAACAGTTACagttgcagcaacagcaacagcaacagcaacagcaacaacaacagcaacagcaacagcaacagcaacagcaacagcaacaacaacagcaacagcaacagcaacaacaacagctgcagcaacaacaacagctgcagcaacaacaactacaacaacagttgcagcaacaacaacagctacagcaacagcaacaacaccaacaacagtAA